Proteins encoded within one genomic window of Bradyrhizobium sp. 186:
- a CDS encoding cob(I)yrinic acid a,c-diamide adenosyltransferase produces the protein MVVLNRIYTKTGDDGTTALGSGERRPKYDLRIEAYGTVDETNAAIGVVRLHTHDAPELDAMLGRIQNDLFDLGADLAVPEREGKEINKETKKAERLRVVASQVERLERDIDALNDKLAPLTSFVLPGGTPAAAHLHVARTICRRAERVIVELAAQPGELVGAAGIQYMNRLSDFLFVASRAANHNGAGDVLWVPGQNR, from the coding sequence ATGGTCGTGCTCAACCGCATCTATACGAAAACCGGTGACGATGGCACGACGGCGCTCGGCTCGGGCGAGCGGCGTCCGAAGTACGATTTGCGCATCGAGGCTTATGGCACGGTCGACGAGACCAACGCCGCGATCGGCGTGGTGCGTCTCCATACCCATGATGCGCCCGAGCTCGATGCGATGCTTGGCCGGATCCAGAACGATCTGTTCGATCTCGGTGCCGACCTCGCGGTGCCCGAGCGGGAGGGCAAGGAAATCAACAAGGAAACCAAAAAGGCAGAGCGGCTGCGGGTGGTGGCAAGCCAGGTCGAGCGGTTGGAGCGCGACATCGACGCGCTCAACGACAAGCTCGCGCCGCTGACCTCCTTCGTGCTGCCGGGCGGCACGCCGGCGGCGGCCCATCTCCATGTCGCGCGTACGATATGCCGCAGGGCGGAACGCGTAATCGTGGAACTGGCGGCCCAGCCCGGCGAATTGGTTGGCGCGGCTGGCATCCAGTATATGAACCGCCTGTCGGATTTCCTGTTCGTGGCAAGTCGCGCCGCTAACCATAATGGTGCCGGCGACGTGCTCTGGGTTCCGGGCCAGAACCGCTGA
- a CDS encoding FAD-binding protein → MTTLLIAEHDNASLKDATNKALTAAAALGADVEVLVAGENAKAAADAAAKLAGVKKVLLGDGALYAHDLAEPLAALIVSLAPGYDAIVAPATSRFKNVMPRVAALLDVMQVSEIIKVVAPDTYERPIYAGNAIQTVKSKDAKKVITVRTSTFAAAGEGGSASVESVAAAADPGLSSFVGEEVAKNDRPELTSAKIIVSGGRAMQSRENFAKYIEPLADRLGAGVGASRAAVDAGYAPNDWQVGQTGKVVAPELYVAVGISGAIQHLAGMKDSKVIVAINKDEDAPIFQVADYGLVADLYQAVPELTAELAKLGK, encoded by the coding sequence ATGACGACGCTTCTGATTGCCGAACACGACAATGCGTCGCTGAAGGATGCGACCAACAAGGCGCTGACCGCGGCCGCCGCGCTCGGCGCGGATGTCGAGGTGCTGGTCGCCGGCGAGAACGCCAAAGCCGCGGCGGATGCCGCCGCCAAGCTCGCAGGCGTGAAGAAGGTGCTGCTCGGCGACGGCGCGCTTTATGCGCACGATCTCGCCGAGCCGCTGGCCGCGCTGATCGTCTCGCTGGCCCCCGGCTACGACGCCATCGTCGCGCCCGCGACCTCGCGCTTCAAGAACGTGATGCCGCGCGTCGCAGCCCTGCTCGACGTCATGCAGGTCTCGGAGATCATCAAGGTGGTCGCGCCCGACACCTATGAGCGTCCGATCTATGCCGGCAACGCCATCCAGACGGTGAAGTCGAAGGACGCCAAGAAGGTCATCACGGTGCGTACCTCGACCTTCGCCGCGGCGGGTGAAGGCGGCAGCGCGTCCGTCGAGAGCGTGGCTGCGGCGGCCGATCCCGGCCTGTCGTCCTTCGTCGGCGAGGAAGTCGCGAAGAACGACCGCCCCGAGCTGACCTCGGCCAAGATCATCGTCTCCGGTGGCCGCGCCATGCAGAGCCGCGAGAACTTCGCAAAGTACATCGAGCCGCTCGCCGACAGGCTGGGCGCCGGCGTCGGTGCCTCGCGCGCGGCGGTCGACGCCGGCTATGCGCCGAACGACTGGCAGGTCGGCCAGACCGGCAAGGTGGTGGCCCCCGAGCTCTATGTCGCGGTCGGCATTTCCGGCGCGATCCAGCATCTGGCCGGCATGAAGGACTCCAAGGTGATCGTCGCGATCAACAAGGACGAGGACGCGCCAATCTTCCAGGTCGCCGATTACGGCCTGGTCGCCGACCTCTACCAGGCGGTTCCTGAGCTGACGGCCGAACTCGCCAAGCTCGGCAAGTAA
- a CDS encoding twin transmembrane helix small protein, with the protein MASVLSTFILPAAAGAVALVLLLGLINMMRGGSPNTSQKLMRWRVLLQFVAIVIAMLAVWAMGR; encoded by the coding sequence ATGGCATCTGTCTTGAGTACTTTCATCCTGCCGGCGGCGGCCGGCGCCGTGGCGTTGGTGCTGCTGCTCGGCCTCATCAACATGATGCGCGGCGGCTCGCCCAACACCTCGCAGAAGCTGATGCGCTGGCGCGTGCTGCTTCAGTTCGTGGCGATCGTCATCGCCATGCTCGCGGTCTGGGCGATGGGGCGGTAG
- a CDS encoding TlpA disulfide reductase family protein, whose product MLDPRPSATRRIPLVIATVAVGGLAAFAALYGLGLSRAPSGDPACRAAVTTAQKIAPFARGEMAALTMASAPLKLPDLAFEDAGGKPKKLSDFRGKTLLVNLWATWCVPCRKEMPALDELQGKLAGPNFEVVAINIDTRDPEKPKNFLKDASLTRLSYFNDQKAKVFQDLKAIGRALGMPTSVLVDPHGCEIATIAGPAEWASEDALKLIRAAVSPAAASY is encoded by the coding sequence ATGCTCGACCCAAGACCCTCGGCCACGCGCCGGATCCCCCTCGTCATCGCCACCGTGGCGGTCGGAGGGCTGGCCGCCTTCGCCGCGCTGTACGGGCTGGGCCTGAGCCGGGCGCCTTCCGGCGATCCGGCCTGCCGGGCGGCGGTTACGACCGCGCAGAAGATCGCGCCGTTCGCCCGTGGCGAGATGGCGGCGCTGACCATGGCGAGCGCGCCGTTGAAGCTGCCCGACCTCGCCTTCGAGGACGCCGGCGGCAAGCCGAAAAAGCTGTCCGACTTCCGCGGCAAGACCCTGCTGGTGAACCTCTGGGCCACCTGGTGCGTGCCGTGTCGGAAAGAAATGCCGGCGCTGGACGAGCTCCAGGGCAAGCTTGCGGGTCCGAATTTCGAGGTGGTGGCGATCAATATCGACACCCGCGACCCGGAGAAGCCGAAAAACTTCCTGAAAGACGCCAGCCTGACCCGGCTGAGTTATTTCAATGACCAGAAAGCCAAGGTTTTTCAGGATCTTAAGGCGATAGGTCGGGCCCTGGGCATGCCGACCTCGGTGTTGGTCGACCCGCACGGCTGCGAGATCGCGACGATCGCGGGACCGGCGGAATGGGCGAGCGAGGACGCCCTCAAGCTGATCCGGGCGGCGGTGAGCCCGGCCGCCGCGTCTTACTAA
- a CDS encoding 3-hydroxybutyryl-CoA dehydrogenase codes for MAAVIKKVGVIGAGQMGSGIAHVAALAGFDVVLNDVSADRLKSGMATINGNLARQVSKKAVTEDAKTKAMARIVLGEKLDDLADCDLVIETAVEKEEVKRRIFHELCAVLKPEAIVASDTSSISITRLAAATDRPERFIGIHFMNPVPLMELVELIRGIATDDSTFEASKEFVAKLGKQVAVSEDFPAFIVNRILLPMINEAIYTLYEGVGNVEAIDAAMKLGAHHPMGPLELADFIGLDTCLSIMQVLHEGLADSKYRPCPLLVKYVEAGWLGRKTQRGFYDYRGAKPVPTR; via the coding sequence ATGGCGGCAGTGATCAAGAAGGTCGGCGTGATCGGCGCGGGTCAGATGGGCAGTGGCATCGCGCATGTCGCGGCGCTGGCCGGCTTCGATGTCGTGCTCAACGATGTCTCGGCCGACCGCCTCAAGTCGGGCATGGCCACCATCAACGGCAATCTGGCGCGCCAGGTCTCCAAGAAGGCCGTCACCGAAGACGCCAAGACCAAGGCGATGGCGCGCATCGTGCTCGGGGAAAAGCTGGACGACCTCGCCGACTGCGATCTCGTGATCGAGACCGCGGTCGAGAAGGAGGAGGTCAAGCGCAGGATTTTCCACGAGCTCTGCGCGGTGTTGAAGCCGGAAGCGATCGTCGCCTCCGATACCTCCTCGATCTCGATCACGCGGCTGGCCGCCGCGACCGACCGGCCCGAGCGCTTCATCGGCATTCACTTCATGAATCCGGTGCCGCTGATGGAGCTGGTGGAGCTGATCCGCGGCATCGCCACCGACGATTCTACCTTCGAGGCGTCCAAGGAATTCGTCGCCAAGCTCGGCAAGCAGGTCGCGGTCTCCGAGGATTTCCCGGCCTTTATCGTCAACCGCATCCTGCTGCCGATGATCAACGAGGCGATCTACACGCTGTATGAAGGCGTCGGCAACGTCGAGGCCATCGACGCGGCGATGAAGCTCGGCGCACACCATCCGATGGGTCCGCTCGAGCTCGCCGATTTCATCGGCCTCGACACCTGTCTGTCGATCATGCAGGTGCTGCATGAGGGCCTCGCCGATTCGAAATACCGCCCGTGCCCGCTCTTGGTGAAATACGTCGAGGCCGGGTGGCTCGGCCGCAAGACCCAGCGCGGCTTCTACGACTACCGCGGCGCCAAGCCGGTTCCGACGCGCTGA
- a CDS encoding electron transfer flavoprotein subunit beta/FixA family protein, translated as MKVLVPVKRVVDYNVKVRVKGDGSGVELANVKMSMNPFDEIAVEEALRLKEGGKATEVVVVSIGPAQASETIRTGLAMGADRGILVKADGTVEPLAVAKILKKIADEEQPGLIILGKQAIDDDSNQTGQMLAALLGWSQATFASKLEVEGSDFKVTREVDGGLQTVKLKGPAIVTTDLRLNEPRYASLPNIMKAKKKPIAEKTVADYGVDATARLEVLKTTEPAGRKAGVKVKDVAELVSKLKNEAGVL; from the coding sequence ATGAAGGTCTTAGTGCCGGTAAAGCGGGTGGTCGATTACAACGTCAAGGTCCGCGTCAAGGGCGATGGATCGGGCGTTGAACTCGCCAACGTCAAGATGTCGATGAATCCGTTCGACGAAATCGCGGTCGAGGAAGCCCTGCGCCTGAAGGAAGGTGGCAAGGCCACCGAGGTCGTGGTGGTCTCCATTGGACCGGCGCAGGCGTCGGAGACGATCCGCACCGGTCTTGCGATGGGCGCCGACCGCGGCATCCTCGTGAAGGCCGACGGCACCGTCGAGCCGCTGGCGGTCGCGAAGATTCTCAAGAAGATCGCCGACGAAGAACAGCCGGGCCTGATCATTCTCGGCAAGCAGGCGATCGACGACGACAGCAATCAGACCGGCCAGATGCTGGCCGCGCTGCTCGGCTGGTCGCAGGCGACATTCGCCTCGAAGCTCGAAGTCGAAGGTTCTGACTTCAAGGTCACCCGCGAAGTCGACGGTGGCCTCCAGACCGTCAAGCTGAAGGGACCGGCGATCGTCACCACCGATTTGCGTCTCAACGAGCCGCGCTATGCGTCGCTGCCCAACATCATGAAGGCCAAGAAGAAGCCGATCGCGGAGAAGACCGTCGCCGATTACGGCGTCGACGCCACCGCGCGTCTCGAGGTTCTCAAGACGACGGAGCCGGCGGGCCGCAAGGCGGGCGTCAAGGTCAAGGACGTCGCCGAGCTGGTGTCGAAACTCAAGAACGAAGCTGGAGTGCTCTGA